From the Papaver somniferum cultivar HN1 unplaced genomic scaffold, ASM357369v1 unplaced-scaffold_6385, whole genome shotgun sequence genome, the window CTCGAGGTCTCCAGCTAAATTCAGCTGACGCTACCATTTTAACCCTCTGTGATCCTGAGGACTTCACAGGTGTTGTGCATAAAACCATGTTAACCTTGAGCACATTCCTGAAAATTTTGATCTTAAATTGGAACCATCTGACCTTTTCATTGTCGCAATGCACTTTATTTCTCAGTTTCAATAGTTCGCTGCTTGCTAGATTAGCAATTAGCCATAAATCCTTGATCATACGACTTCTTCCTCTAGCTGACTTAAGGATCAGGTAAAAAATATGCTGGACTCGAATCAAAAATCCCTGAAATCCACCTCCAGCCTTTAGCACAGCCGTTAGTGAGAGCAGCTAGACCACCTTGAACATAGAAAGAAGAAAGTGAAAACATCTTGGTAAACGAGACTTTCCACTCAATTGGGTACTGATTGGGTGTTTATCCATGGATGTACTCTTCTTTGTGCCAAAGAATATTTGATAGCCACAAACAACGGTGCATTCAAGGTAGGGCATCAAACACCAATCTGTCAGATAAAGTGCAGGTACATGCCAAACTATGCAGGTCCAGCTTCCAAGCATCAGATTTGTCATTCTTTATACTCAACTTACTCGGCTGACTTAGAAGTTATGACTTAGTGTAGCAGTCCATTCTTCTTGTATCTTCTTCGACAGGTTTTGGGCAGAAACATTGAGTAACCCCTTAGGAAAGCAGTGGCAGCTACTAGATACTCTCTACTCAACAAAAACAACACCCAAAAAAATCTTCATTTAAATATCAGAGCCACTTAATAAGAAACTATTAGAAAAATGAACGAATGATCAACAGAGGGTAAAAAGATCTTAGTAGTGAAAactcaaaacaaaaagaaaagaaaagaaaagaaaagaaaagaaaaggtgaAAAACTTACAAAATTTAAGTAAAAACCAATCTAAGACAGTAACTATTGCCTGAGCAACACTTGTTCAATTAGAAAATCAGTTGTTCACTGACAATCTTAAAAACATAAGATCCCACAAACCTCAACAATCCACATGTCAGATGCAATCATGAAACCAAAACTTACGTAAAGGAGTTCGGCCAGGGCTGGCGTAAAACTGGATCAAGGGGATGTAACTGCGAAAgcaaattttgaaaaataaattagCTACAtttggtatgcatactaaacCATGTAAAGTAATGACACCATGCACCATCCGAAAAAAGACTACTCTAATCATAAACACACAGTATACAGACACTGGCAATTACCTGAGATAAAGGAAGCATCCATCGATCCAAACAATTCTACTACCTCCTCAATTTTTCCATTCTTGCAGATTCTATCTAAAACTGTACCAAATGTAATTTTATTTGGATATTgaccaaatgattgtatctcaTTGAAGATACCTTCTGCGACCTTTATTCTACCACCTCGGTATAGCCCAGCTAAGAGTATACTGTAAGTAAGTGTTGTAGGTTTCAACCCGTTTTGTTTCATTTTATTGAATAACAACATAGCTTCATCCAGCTTACAATTCCTGCAATACCCATCAATTAATGTAGTGCAACTGACAGCATTCGGTTCAAGGCCCCTATCCACCATCGAGTCAAATAGTTCCGCCGCATCTTGCAACCGACCTGCCAAACATAGACCGTTGATCATTGAATTATAAGTAATCCGATCAGGTTTTATATTTAGCTTCTCCATGTATCTAAATACCCCCACAGCATCATCTATGTTACCATATTTACAAAGTGAATCTATCAATATAGTAAAGGTTATTGTAGTGGGTAAAATCCCTTGATCCAACATTTCATTAAAATATCTTCTTGCTTCTTCCCATTGACCATGTATGCAATGACCATGAATCATACAGCTATAAGTTGTTACATCCGCAGAGATTCCTCTACTAACCATCTCGTCAAAGATTCTCCTTGCCTCGTCCAACCGTCCTGAATCGAAAAGCCCGTTAATCAAAGAAGTGTAAACAACTACATCGGGTGCAACATTCAGATCTTTAAGCATTTCAGAGAATAGAACCaaagcttcatcaactaatcctCCTTTACAAAGTGTTTCTATAGTCGCACAATATGTAACAACCGTAGGGCTGCATTTCCATTCAACCATCTTGTTTTTCACCTCAAGAGC encodes:
- the LOC113343606 gene encoding pentatricopeptide repeat-containing protein At1g12775, mitochondrial-like — protein: MNLRFVRNYRCTISQLESFVRDECKSGKIKKLDDGLRYFDQLISEKPLPSNHTFNHVFGSLSKIKCYSDVILLYKKMNLVGVQPSIYTLSILINCCCQLGKVDHGFCLFGEVLKRGYHPDTATFNTLIKGLCLQQKIDFAFKVFDKMAEMGVQPDAITCNTLISGLSKTGKVDHALEVKNKMVEWKCSPTVVTYCATIETLCKGGLVDEALVLFSEMLKDLNVAPDVVVYTSLINGLFDSGRLDEARRIFDEMVSRGISADVTTYSCMIHGHCIHGQWEEARRYFNEMLDQGILPTTITFTILIDSLCKYGNIDDAVGVFRYMEKLNIKPDRITYNSMINGLCLAGRLQDAAELFDSMVDRGLEPNAVSCTTLIDGYCRNCKLDEAMLLFNKMKQNGLKPTTLTYSILLAGLYRGGRIKVAEGIFNEIQSFGQYPNKITFGTVLDRICKNGKIEEVVELFGSMDASFISVTSP